The following coding sequences lie in one Anaeromicrobium sediminis genomic window:
- a CDS encoding spore maturation protein, which yields MFQNIMGAISTYAIPLILLLIPLYGYIKKVKVYEAFTEGAKEGFYTAVRIIPYLVAMLVAIGIFRKSGAMDILNGILRPITNLIGMPSEVLPMALMKPLSGGGASGIMNDLFTTYGPDSLIGRTASIMNGSTETTFYVLAVYFGSVAIKKTRHAVLAGLIADTVGIITAVIVARIMFA from the coding sequence ATGTTTCAAAATATTATGGGGGCAATTTCAACATATGCAATACCACTTATATTATTGTTAATACCACTATATGGATATATAAAGAAAGTAAAGGTATATGAGGCTTTCACAGAGGGAGCTAAGGAAGGATTTTATACGGCAGTTAGAATAATTCCATATCTAGTAGCCATGCTGGTTGCCATTGGAATATTTAGAAAATCGGGAGCAATGGATATATTAAATGGAATTTTAAGACCTATTACAAACTTAATAGGTATGCCATCAGAAGTGTTACCAATGGCCCTAATGAAACCCCTATCTGGAGGTGGAGCATCTGGTATTATGAATGACTTATTTACAACCTATGGTCCTGACTCCCTAATAGGAAGAACTGCATCTATTATGAATGGCTCCACTGAAACAACCTTTTATGTATTAGCCGTATATTTTGGGTCTGTGGCAATTAAAAAGACTCGTCATGCTGTACTAGCAGGATTAATTGCAGATACAGTGGGAATTATCACTGCTGTCATAGTGGCTAGAATCATGTTTGCATAA
- the mocA gene encoding molybdenum cofactor cytidylyltransferase — protein MISTVILASGKSTRMGKNKLLLPFKEHTIIEEVIDNSLKSNSDEIILVYKDRTIGEIGKNKGIKTIYNSEYEKGQSTSVKKGLGEVSPNSQGILFVLGDMPLIHEEIMNKIINTFKNTKKTIIVPLYNGKRGNPVLFHRKWKNNIMDISGDHGPRKLIMENPNEIEYVHIYDCKFNLDVDSKGDYERVKMLIEENKSI, from the coding sequence ATGATAAGTACTGTCATACTTGCATCAGGAAAATCTACTAGAATGGGGAAAAATAAGCTTCTATTACCCTTTAAGGAACATACCATAATAGAAGAAGTAATAGACAATAGTCTAAAAAGCAATAGTGATGAAATAATATTAGTTTATAAGGATAGAACAATAGGTGAAATTGGGAAAAATAAAGGGATTAAAACCATATACAATAGTGAATATGAAAAGGGACAGAGCACTTCTGTAAAAAAAGGATTAGGGGAAGTATCACCTAATAGCCAGGGAATATTGTTTGTCTTAGGGGACATGCCACTGATTCATGAAGAAATAATGAATAAAATAATAAATACATTTAAAAACACGAAAAAGACCATAATAGTGCCATTGTACAATGGCAAAAGAGGCAATCCAGTATTATTTCATAGGAAGTGGAAAAATAATATAATGGATATTTCTGGAGATCATGGGCCAAGAAAGCTTATAATGGAGAATCCTAATGAGATAGAATATGTGCATATATATGATTGTAAGTTTAATTTAGATGTGGATTCTAAAGGCGATTATGAGAGAGTTAAGATGTTAATAGAAGAAAATAAATCTATATAA
- the groL gene encoding chaperonin GroEL (60 kDa chaperone family; promotes refolding of misfolded polypeptides especially under stressful conditions; forms two stacked rings of heptamers to form a barrel-shaped 14mer; ends can be capped by GroES; misfolded proteins enter the barrel where they are refolded when GroES binds), which produces MAKDIKFREDARRKLETGVNKLADTVKVTLGPRGRNVILDKKFGSPLITNDGVTIAREIELEDAYENMGAQLVKEVATKTNDVAGDGTTTATLLAQAIIREGMKNVAAGANPMILKKGIQKAVDAAVEEIKNISKTVEGKEAIAQVASISAADETIGALIAEAMEKVGKDGVITVEESKSMGTTLDVVEGMQFDRGYVSPYMVTDAEKMEAALSDPYILITDKKITNIQEILPVLEQIVQQGKKLLIISEDIEGEALATLVVNKLRGTFECVAVKAPGFGDRRKAMLQDIAILTGGTVISEELGLDLKTATLDMLGRANSVKIDKDNTTIVDGAGDSSAIEDRVRQIKSQIEETTSDFDREKLQERLAKLSGGVAVIEVGAATETELKERKLRIEDALNATRAAVEEGIVSGGGVALLNTIEVVESLVVSLEGDEKTGAKIIRRALEEPVRQIAANAGLEGSVIVEKVINGEKGVGFDAYKQVYVNMIEAGIVDPTKVTRSALQNAASVSAMLLTTEAAVVDIKEENEVPAMPPMGGGMPGMM; this is translated from the coding sequence ATGGCTAAGGATATTAAATTTAGAGAAGACGCTCGTCGTAAACTAGAAACAGGGGTTAATAAATTAGCAGATACAGTAAAAGTAACATTAGGACCGAGAGGAAGAAATGTTATTTTAGATAAAAAATTTGGATCTCCACTTATTACTAACGATGGAGTTACAATTGCAAGAGAAATAGAGCTAGAAGATGCTTATGAAAACATGGGAGCTCAATTAGTTAAAGAAGTTGCAACTAAAACTAATGATGTGGCTGGAGACGGTACTACTACAGCAACTTTACTTGCTCAAGCTATTATTAGAGAAGGTATGAAAAATGTTGCAGCAGGAGCTAACCCTATGATACTTAAAAAGGGTATTCAAAAGGCAGTAGACGCAGCTGTAGAAGAAATAAAAAATATTTCTAAGACTGTTGAAGGAAAAGAAGCTATTGCACAAGTTGCTTCAATTTCTGCTGCTGATGAAACTATCGGAGCTTTAATTGCTGAGGCTATGGAAAAAGTAGGAAAAGACGGAGTTATTACTGTAGAAGAATCTAAATCTATGGGAACTACTTTAGATGTGGTAGAAGGTATGCAATTTGATAGAGGATATGTATCTCCTTACATGGTTACAGATGCTGAAAAGATGGAAGCAGCATTATCTGATCCATACATCTTAATTACAGATAAGAAGATTACTAATATCCAAGAAATATTACCAGTACTTGAGCAAATAGTACAACAAGGTAAAAAATTATTAATCATCTCTGAAGACATTGAGGGAGAAGCATTAGCTACATTAGTAGTCAACAAGTTAAGAGGAACATTTGAATGTGTTGCAGTAAAGGCTCCTGGATTTGGAGATAGAAGAAAGGCAATGTTACAAGACATAGCTATCTTAACTGGTGGAACAGTAATTTCTGAAGAATTAGGATTAGACTTAAAAACTGCCACATTAGATATGCTAGGTCGTGCAAACTCTGTAAAGATTGACAAAGATAACACTACAATTGTAGATGGTGCAGGAGATTCTTCTGCTATTGAAGATAGAGTAAGACAAATCAAGTCTCAAATTGAAGAGACTACTTCTGACTTTGATAGAGAAAAATTACAAGAAAGATTAGCTAAGTTATCTGGTGGAGTTGCAGTAATCGAAGTTGGTGCTGCTACAGAAACAGAGCTAAAAGAGAGAAAGTTAAGAATAGAAGATGCCCTAAATGCTACTAGAGCTGCTGTTGAAGAAGGTATTGTATCTGGTGGTGGAGTTGCACTTCTTAACACAATTGAAGTTGTAGAAAGTTTAGTAGTATCTCTAGAAGGAGACGAAAAAACTGGTGCTAAGATAATAAGACGTGCCCTTGAAGAACCAGTAAGACAAATAGCTGCTAATGCAGGTCTTGAAGGATCTGTAATCGTAGAGAAGGTTATTAATGGAGAGAAGGGTGTAGGATTCGACGCTTACAAGCAAGTATATGTAAATATGATTGAAGCAGGTATAGTAGATCCTACTAAGGTAACTCGTAGTGCTCTACAAAATGCTGCATCTGTTTCTGCTATGTTACTTACTACAGAAGCTGCAGTAGTAGATATTAAAGAAGAAAATGAAGTTCCAGCAATGCCACCAATGGGCGGCGGAATGCCAGGAATGATGTAA
- a CDS encoding AEC family transporter — MNEIFSKLMPIILLLILGFFMKEKNMIKRESVDGIKKIVINMALPSVLFMTFVRMELKKEYFLLTIVIIGFLYILYLCGILINKINFLSNKLNPFVTTGFCFGLLGIPLYETVFGYENLHNITILGIGHEMFMWFIFFNILRMKFKKEKFSMGVIRDFCKSPIIISIVLGIFINLWGFYHIFEEISLLKGLYKTIMYLGSLATPLILIIIGYGLELKKKYMKDSIKLTAIRMGVILLVGYMVKYMVIDRIIDENELFNYAYFTFLILPPPFALPLFVGEYSNEEDKNIANNTVVLSTVLSIVLYIGFILLKV, encoded by the coding sequence ATGAACGAAATTTTTTCAAAACTTATGCCCATAATTTTATTGTTGATTCTAGGATTTTTTATGAAGGAAAAAAATATGATAAAAAGGGAAAGTGTAGATGGCATAAAGAAGATAGTTATAAATATGGCCCTTCCTAGTGTGCTATTCATGACCTTTGTAAGAATGGAGCTTAAAAAAGAGTATTTTTTATTGACCATAGTAATAATAGGATTTTTATATATACTATACCTTTGTGGAATCCTAATAAATAAAATAAATTTTTTAAGTAATAAACTTAACCCCTTTGTCACTACGGGATTCTGTTTTGGCCTCTTAGGAATACCCTTATACGAGACCGTATTTGGATATGAAAACCTACATAATATTACCATATTAGGCATTGGCCATGAAATGTTCATGTGGTTCATTTTCTTTAATATATTGAGGATGAAATTTAAAAAAGAAAAATTTTCTATGGGGGTAATAAGGGACTTTTGTAAATCTCCTATCATAATAAGCATTGTACTAGGTATATTTATTAATTTATGGGGTTTTTATCATATATTTGAAGAAATTAGTCTATTGAAGGGTCTATATAAGACTATTATGTATTTAGGAAGTTTAGCCACACCTCTTATCTTAATTATTATAGGATATGGTTTAGAATTAAAGAAAAAATATATGAAAGATAGCATAAAGCTTACGGCAATAAGAATGGGTGTCATATTACTAGTAGGATATATGGTTAAGTACATGGTCATAGATAGGATAATCGATGAAAATGAATTGTTTAATTATGCTTATTTCACATTCTTAATATTACCACCACCCTTTGCACTACCCCTATTTGTAGGAGAATATTCTAATGAAGAGGATAAGAATATAGCAAATAATACGGTAGTGTTGAGTACTGTTCTTAGTATAGTACTATATATTGGATTCATACTATTAAAAGTTTAA
- a CDS encoding BTAD domain-containing putative transcriptional regulator, whose translation MDKIKVKVFGNPKVTKNEENITFPFKKAGALFYYLIVNKQATRDTLVNLLWGGSDDKTAKKNLRQAMYKIRKSFDTDIIISPRKSIVMINPDMDVQIDLSDFMEQKIDLKEFYYEEFLKGFNVKDGEEFEAWMINYREYLNGMYISRLKEKIDGEDNIPYLKKLIRVDEYEEEAYRKIMLAYGDQGKFYKAEEIYEKLRNILNEELGVEPEEDTKKIYDEILLNKSLKEMSKRKEDFFYGRKKEVEILTENYKLFKKTKELRGVLLYGEAGIGKTKLREYFVGNFIDNKNVIVTNCYQAEESYILKPWNNVFVKLLEIIKATNISIPTLWNNIIGSIFPDFMELDSNYHMIEKIDTLKWQVIEDTMVSIIKKVSLYEPLVLVFEDIQWMDTKSLTLLENIMLNAKNNIYIVATSRSGYEKLERLINLSVNHEKIEKIQLKNFNKMETSEFLQEAYRDYEWNDTIYDKVYHSTSGSPFFLTEVINSIKQNNNVDYMSSKAQDILKNRFLDISKDALDILNIISVSFDNVNIEMLRSIGQKETIQIIDILEELQTRGIIKEVIKNSHIEFAFTHQKLREHVYNSMSNMRRKFFHNEIGHIWEKDLHKDKRDRFLYPKLIYHFKNADNKIKYLKYKALNLDVYMNFSHELFPVLKDGNIENEYVTYLTDKEEKEALDELEEEIRALNEEKYHLKEVKEINMRFLHMLGRDLIREGQYEKGIKAIEKIIYLATENENPDYAIKAYLQMIYYGIKTNDCKWMDKYIKLAMDIAKKCSYQKDLAILLRLRGVERMMVGKYDEAEEKLKQSLQIFEKNDGYKEKYILNRAACYNYLGEIRRQNMKFTSALYYYDVSIAICNEENISRSFALFNTNAGQAALDMGDYHRAKEYLKEAIRHYERLSIIWGRSIASCYMSLLYVIDGRYKKALKLFLEGKKYAKKLKSPYEMGIYNRVCAEIKMKMNTNKELNDIFKKAIKKDLVEYCKEGISHLEKLSTPYEINILKVFMKNSGDDFQ comes from the coding sequence ATGGATAAAATAAAAGTTAAAGTATTTGGAAATCCTAAAGTAACTAAAAATGAAGAGAATATTACATTTCCCTTTAAAAAGGCAGGAGCACTCTTTTATTATTTAATTGTGAATAAACAAGCCACGAGGGATACTCTTGTGAATTTGTTATGGGGTGGGTCTGATGACAAAACGGCAAAGAAAAATTTAAGACAAGCCATGTATAAAATTAGAAAGAGTTTTGATACGGATATCATAATATCTCCTAGGAAATCCATAGTCATGATAAACCCTGATATGGATGTACAAATAGATTTAAGTGATTTTATGGAACAAAAAATAGATTTGAAAGAATTTTATTATGAAGAATTTTTAAAGGGTTTCAATGTGAAAGACGGGGAAGAATTTGAAGCCTGGATGATAAATTATAGAGAATATTTAAATGGTATGTATATATCTAGGTTAAAAGAAAAGATAGATGGTGAAGATAACATACCCTATTTAAAGAAGTTAATAAGGGTAGATGAATACGAAGAAGAGGCCTATAGAAAGATAATGTTGGCCTATGGTGACCAGGGGAAATTCTACAAGGCAGAAGAAATATATGAAAAATTGAGAAACATATTAAATGAAGAACTAGGCGTTGAACCAGAAGAAGACACAAAGAAAATATATGATGAAATACTTTTAAATAAAAGCTTAAAGGAAATGAGCAAAAGGAAAGAAGACTTCTTTTATGGTAGAAAAAAAGAAGTGGAAATTTTGACGGAAAACTACAAATTATTTAAAAAGACTAAAGAGCTCAGAGGAGTTTTACTATATGGAGAAGCTGGTATTGGGAAGACTAAACTTAGGGAATATTTTGTAGGTAATTTCATAGATAATAAAAACGTAATAGTTACCAATTGTTATCAAGCAGAGGAAAGTTATATATTAAAGCCTTGGAACAATGTATTTGTAAAACTATTAGAGATAATAAAGGCTACTAATATAAGTATCCCAACCCTTTGGAATAATATAATTGGAAGCATATTTCCTGATTTTATGGAGCTAGATTCGAATTATCATATGATAGAAAAGATAGATACATTAAAATGGCAAGTAATAGAAGATACTATGGTATCCATAATAAAAAAGGTATCCTTGTATGAGCCCTTAGTATTAGTATTTGAAGATATACAATGGATGGATACAAAGAGTCTTACTTTACTTGAGAATATAATGCTAAATGCTAAAAATAATATTTATATAGTGGCCACTAGTAGAAGTGGATATGAAAAACTAGAAAGATTAATAAATCTTAGTGTTAACCATGAAAAAATAGAAAAGATACAATTGAAAAATTTTAATAAAATGGAGACTAGTGAATTTTTACAGGAGGCATATAGGGATTATGAGTGGAATGATACTATTTATGATAAGGTTTATCATAGTACTTCTGGCAGTCCCTTCTTCTTAACAGAAGTAATAAATAGTATAAAACAAAATAATAATGTAGATTATATGTCATCAAAGGCTCAAGACATATTAAAAAATAGATTTTTAGATATATCTAAGGACGCTTTAGATATATTAAATATTATTAGTGTATCCTTTGATAATGTGAATATTGAAATGTTAAGGTCAATAGGTCAAAAGGAGACTATACAAATAATAGATATATTAGAAGAACTACAGACAAGGGGAATAATAAAAGAAGTAATAAAAAATAGTCATATAGAGTTTGCTTTTACCCATCAAAAGTTAAGGGAGCATGTATATAACTCCATGTCTAATATGAGAAGAAAGTTCTTCCACAATGAAATAGGTCATATTTGGGAGAAGGACCTTCATAAGGATAAGCGAGATAGGTTCCTATATCCAAAGTTAATATATCATTTTAAAAATGCTGATAATAAGATAAAATATTTAAAATATAAGGCATTAAATTTAGATGTATATATGAATTTTAGTCACGAGCTATTTCCCGTATTGAAGGATGGAAATATAGAGAATGAATATGTAACTTATTTAACAGATAAGGAAGAAAAGGAAGCTCTAGATGAATTGGAAGAAGAAATAAGAGCATTAAATGAAGAGAAATATCATTTAAAGGAAGTAAAGGAGATAAACATGAGGTTCCTCCATATGTTAGGTAGGGACTTAATAAGGGAAGGCCAATATGAAAAGGGAATAAAGGCTATAGAGAAAATCATATATTTGGCAACGGAAAATGAAAATCCAGACTATGCTATAAAAGCCTATTTACAGATGATCTATTATGGAATTAAGACAAATGATTGTAAATGGATGGATAAATATATTAAATTGGCCATGGATATAGCAAAGAAATGTTCTTATCAAAAGGATTTAGCCATATTATTAAGGTTAAGAGGCGTTGAAAGAATGATGGTTGGCAAATATGATGAAGCAGAAGAAAAATTAAAACAATCTCTGCAGATATTTGAAAAAAATGATGGATACAAAGAAAAATATATTCTAAATAGAGCAGCGTGCTATAATTATCTAGGTGAAATAAGAAGACAAAATATGAAATTTACTTCTGCTCTATATTATTATGACGTATCTATAGCCATTTGCAATGAAGAGAATATAAGTAGAAGTTTTGCCCTATTTAATACTAATGCAGGACAGGCAGCCTTAGATATGGGAGACTATCATAGGGCTAAGGAATATTTAAAAGAGGCCATAAGGCACTATGAAAGATTAAGTATAATATGGGGAAGATCCATAGCTAGTTGTTATATGAGCTTGTTATATGTAATAGATGGTAGATATAAAAAGGCATTAAAGTTATTCTTAGAGGGGAAAAAATATGCTAAAAAACTGAAAAGTCCCTATGAGATGGGAATCTACAACCGTGTTTGTGCCGAAATAAAAATGAAGATGAATACCAATAAGGAGTTAAACGACATATTTAAAAAAGCCATAAAGAAGGATTTAGTAGAATATTGTAAAGAGGGAATAAGTCATTTAGAGAAGTTGAGTACTCCTTATGAAATTAATATATTAAAAGTATTTATGAAAAATAGTGGAGATGATTTTCAATAA
- a CDS encoding YjiH family protein, which yields MNVKSANESRTSGVLKFLIFSAIGIFMFFIPITIGAKTTIPLDHIVTGIKKSIPFIAKLYALIIIIVGSILPFKNKTWNKDKVTAVFSIFKLVGLVVAFMVYYIAGPGWLFEKDMGPFLFSKLVVPVGLIVPIGSIFLSFLVGYGLLEFIGVLMEPIMKPIFKTPGRSAIDAVASFVGSYSIGLLITNKVFKEGKYTIKEASIIATGFSTVSATFMIIVAKTLGLMEMWNTYFWITLIVTFLVTAITVRVFPLSKKSEKYYEDKDKEIFNREGNIFINAWKEGVKAANKSKDIGINIKENLLDGIKMAMGILPSIMSIGLFGLVLAKYTPLFDYMGYIFFPFTKLLQIPEPMLAAKASAVGIAEMFLPALLVKSAPLITKFVIGVVCVSQVLFFSASIPCVLSTDIPINLKEIVLIWIERTILTLILVTPIVFILL from the coding sequence ATGAATGTAAAGAGTGCAAATGAAAGTAGGACTAGTGGGGTTTTAAAGTTCTTAATTTTTAGTGCCATTGGAATATTTATGTTTTTCATTCCCATTACTATAGGAGCAAAAACAACTATACCCCTAGACCATATTGTAACAGGTATAAAAAAATCTATACCTTTCATAGCTAAACTATACGCACTGATAATAATCATAGTAGGAAGTATATTACCATTTAAGAACAAAACTTGGAATAAGGACAAAGTAACGGCCGTATTTTCTATTTTCAAATTAGTTGGTCTAGTAGTTGCATTTATGGTGTACTATATAGCAGGACCAGGATGGCTATTTGAAAAGGACATGGGGCCCTTTTTATTTTCAAAATTAGTAGTTCCAGTAGGTCTTATAGTGCCAATTGGATCCATATTTTTAAGTTTTTTAGTAGGATATGGCCTCCTTGAGTTTATAGGAGTTTTAATGGAACCTATCATGAAGCCCATATTTAAAACACCAGGAAGATCTGCCATAGATGCGGTGGCATCCTTTGTGGGAAGTTATTCAATAGGACTCCTTATTACTAATAAGGTATTTAAAGAGGGAAAATATACTATAAAGGAAGCTTCTATTATAGCAACGGGATTTTCCACAGTATCAGCCACCTTCATGATTATTGTAGCTAAAACATTAGGCCTTATGGAAATGTGGAATACCTATTTCTGGATTACTTTAATAGTGACTTTTTTAGTAACAGCCATAACGGTAAGAGTATTTCCACTTAGTAAAAAAAGTGAAAAATACTATGAGGATAAGGATAAAGAAATATTTAATAGGGAAGGTAATATATTTATAAATGCATGGAAAGAGGGAGTAAAGGCAGCTAATAAATCTAAAGATATAGGCATAAACATTAAAGAGAACTTGTTAGATGGAATTAAAATGGCCATGGGAATATTACCATCTATCATGTCAATTGGACTATTTGGATTAGTGTTAGCCAAATATACTCCTCTGTTTGATTATATGGGATATATATTCTTTCCATTTACTAAATTACTTCAAATACCAGAGCCCATGTTAGCTGCCAAGGCATCCGCTGTTGGAATTGCAGAAATGTTCTTACCAGCCTTATTAGTTAAATCGGCTCCCCTAATTACTAAATTTGTTATAGGAGTAGTTTGTGTATCACAGGTACTATTTTTCTCTGCATCCATACCATGTGTACTATCAACGGATATTCCCATTAATTTAAAGGAGATAGTACTAATTTGGATTGAAAGAACCATATTGACCCTGATATTAGTAACACCTATAGTTTTTATATTACTTTAA
- a CDS encoding nucleoside recognition domain-containing protein, which yields MINVIWLLFLVVGIVVAMFNGNAQVVTDAAIDYAEVAVELSLGLIGVMTLWLGIMRIAENAGLVKLLGKALKPIMIRLFPEVPEEHPAMGAMVMNMAANIFGLGNAATPLGLKAMKELQEINPHKDTASNAMCTFLAINTSSVTLVTSSVIAYRAAANSANPAEIIGPTIIATTASTIAAVIAVKLLQKLPIFQIKPEKEMES from the coding sequence TTGATTAATGTTATTTGGCTTTTATTTTTAGTAGTAGGAATAGTAGTTGCCATGTTTAATGGTAATGCACAAGTTGTAACTGATGCGGCTATTGATTATGCAGAAGTGGCAGTAGAATTATCTTTAGGTCTTATTGGAGTTATGACCCTATGGCTTGGAATTATGAGAATTGCAGAAAATGCAGGATTAGTGAAATTATTAGGAAAAGCACTAAAACCAATCATGATAAGATTGTTCCCAGAAGTTCCTGAGGAACATCCTGCCATGGGAGCCATGGTTATGAATATGGCTGCCAATATATTTGGTCTTGGAAATGCAGCCACTCCACTTGGTCTTAAGGCTATGAAGGAATTGCAAGAAATTAATCCTCATAAGGATACGGCTTCTAACGCCATGTGTACTTTCTTAGCAATAAATACATCTTCTGTTACATTAGTAACATCTAGTGTGATTGCTTACAGAGCAGCTGCCAATTCTGCTAATCCAGCAGAAATAATAGGACCTACCATAATCGCTACAACAGCTTCTACAATAGCAGCTGTAATAGCAGTAAAGTTATTGCAGAAATTACCAATATTTCAAATAAAACCAGAAAAAGAAATGGAATCTTAG
- the groES gene encoding co-chaperone GroES, whose product MNIRPLGDRVVIKKLEAQEKTKSGIVLPTQAKEQPQMAEVVAVGPGGLVEGKEVKMEVEVGNKVIFAKYAGTEVKYDGIEYTILKQNDILAIVE is encoded by the coding sequence ATGAACATAAGACCATTAGGAGACAGAGTCGTAATAAAGAAGTTAGAGGCACAAGAAAAAACTAAAAGTGGAATAGTGCTACCTACTCAAGCTAAAGAACAACCACAAATGGCTGAGGTTGTAGCTGTAGGACCAGGAGGACTCGTAGAAGGAAAAGAAGTAAAGATGGAAGTTGAAGTAGGAAATAAAGTGATCTTTGCAAAATATGCTGGAACAGAAGTTAAGTATGACGGAATTGAATATACAATATTAAAGCAAAATGACATTTTAGCTATTGTTGAATAA
- a CDS encoding patatin-like phospholipase family protein: protein MVSKKNKKFKILSLDSGGVRGILENTLLLRLNQKYPTFIQDMDMIVGTSIGNIISLSLAYGLTPEKIQDIFKSHGKTIFSCKSMNPFKPVFSNKNFIDLINDTFPEDLQLMDLHKIVATTTVQVSGSIESIQPLIYSNAPLSPNKHTLVRDVALSGGTVPAFFPICNNQIDGAVVAGNPSLVGISIAVGQLNIPLTNISMLSLGTGFNPTILPDDAQDWGPTQWIINRQMPLPLLDVFSLGQSSLESRLSSMLLKSRYHRLDIPLDRNVSFNDYKSIDYLIDEANKYDLSHTFRWINRMWY from the coding sequence ATGGTTTCTAAAAAAAATAAAAAATTTAAAATTTTATCCTTAGACTCTGGCGGAGTAAGGGGTATATTAGAAAACACTTTACTACTGAGATTAAACCAAAAATACCCTACGTTTATCCAAGATATGGACATGATAGTGGGTACATCAATTGGAAATATCATAAGCCTTTCATTAGCTTATGGATTAACTCCTGAAAAAATACAAGATATCTTTAAAAGCCATGGGAAAACTATCTTTTCTTGTAAAAGTATGAACCCCTTTAAACCTGTCTTTTCTAATAAGAATTTTATAGACTTAATAAATGATACATTTCCAGAAGATTTACAATTAATGGACTTACATAAGATCGTAGCCACTACTACGGTTCAAGTGAGTGGATCTATAGAGAGTATACAGCCTCTAATCTATAGCAACGCCCCTTTATCTCCAAATAAACATACATTAGTAAGGGATGTGGCTTTATCAGGGGGAACAGTTCCTGCTTTCTTCCCCATATGTAATAATCAAATAGATGGAGCAGTTGTGGCTGGTAATCCATCTTTAGTAGGTATATCCATCGCCGTTGGCCAATTGAATATTCCACTAACTAATATATCTATGCTATCCCTAGGTACAGGATTTAATCCTACCATATTACCTGATGATGCCCAAGATTGGGGCCCAACCCAATGGATTATAAATAGACAAATGCCCCTTCCATTATTAGATGTATTCTCTCTAGGACAAAGTTCCCTAGAAAGTAGATTATCTTCTATGCTATTAAAATCTCGATATCATCGATTAGACATTCCACTAGATAGGAATGTATCCTTTAATGATTATAAAAGTATAGACTATCTTATAGACGAGGCTAACAAATATGATTTATCTCATACTTTTCGTTGGATAAATAGAATGTGGTATTAA